The Miscanthus floridulus cultivar M001 chromosome 6, ASM1932011v1, whole genome shotgun sequence genomic interval GTCCTGCTTTGGGAGTTGTTACAAGGGCGCCCCGTGGTCCATGGGCGTCGGCCAATAGTTGCAGTGCAGGCCATGGTGTCTTTCGCTGAGGACACGAGTCGAACACCTCATGTGCAGTGGTCGCTGGTTAATTGGTGCTCGGTTGAGACATTTTGTCGGTCGGGTGGCAAACCATGCGCTGACTGCACATCGAGCTAAGCGTGTTGCCAGAACAACGAGCCGCACCATGCGTTCTCCTCCTTGCATTCTATCAACGCACTGGATGGAATATCCTGTGTGGGATTAGTAACATAGATGATTCTTTCGAGTGTCCAGTGACCATTGTCTGAAAGTGAACTATCTGGTAACAATCTTATAAGGTTATGCCATGCTCCATGTCCCCAGTGCCTTTTTGTGATTTTATCCATTATATCCATTCGGTATCACAGTTTCATTACATGTTTCATGCTATGTTGAAAGCACCAGTAGGAACTAGGAAGAGATGAGATTTTCATGCGGTAGTAGACTGGTAGGCAGAGAAGAGAAGGCAATCCATCACTAACTACTTGGTCACTATGCTGGAAATTCTGGTATCATAGGGTAGTTGGTGCTCTCCTTGTGTAGGTCTCCTTTTTAGCGACTTGTCCTAAGCTGCAGTCAGGAGTTAGCAATGATTCATAGGGTCGATGATTCATACTGTCACATCTCTTTTCACATGGTACTGTCACATCTCTTTGGGACCGCATGAAAAAAGCTTGGTGCCACGTGCCTAATTGAGGAACCATCAAGCCAGGCTCAGAAGATCAACCCAAGTACGATCTGGGCTAGTTCTGTGAAGCCATTCCCACCTTAATCTGAGGGCACACCCAAAGAGACAGAAATCCTGGAAACCTAGGCCACCAAGCTCAGTAGGGTGACAGATCAATCTGTTCAATGGCCCATACCGACAAACAGGTGGCAATGGAGATGAATATTGGAATTGCAGAGTGTGTGACCTTCACCAAGGTAACCCGCCCAGCTAAATTTAGCATGTTGCCCTTCCAAGTGAGAATTCTATCCACAATCATGTCCACCAACGGCTGCTCCTTGTTGTGTTCAAGCTTGTAGATCGAGAGAGGAACACCTAAGTAGTGACAGGGGAAAGGAGCAATCTGACAGCCGAAAATCTCCTGACCGAAGGCAAGTTCGGCCATGGAGCACCGGATGGGTGTCACCTGGCACTTGTCCAGGTTGGTCCTGAAGCCTGGTCAGTGGTCACCCCCTCGTCGAATGTACCCAGAATGCTTCTCAAGTCAAGACCAAAAAAATCCCATTGAAGTGGAGCGACCAGGACCACGAGATCATCCGCACCAGATGCTTGGCACTTGATGGCACTATGGCCCAGTGGCTTGAGAATATCACATTGTTCCGCCAAACAAATCAGTGCATTCAGCACCTCCATGACAATAACAAAGATCATTGGCGACAACGTCACCCTGGCACAGACCTCTTGCATGGTCGATCCGCCTCCCAGTCCGTCCGTTTAACAAAATCTTCGTGCTTGTTGTTGACAAAATAAATATAAATCCAATCATGCCATCCTTGTAGTGCTCCTTTAGCTCAAAATTTTCCTCACCAGCGGTGAGGCTATTGCAGTAATCTTATGCATATGATTTGTACTATTTGCCCCCCTTCCCCCGTTTTTCGAGCCCTTGGTGGGTTAATTGTCATGTTCTCATGTCTTATCCTACCTGCCTCAGGATGGATGTCTTTGCTGGTTTGATCTGCGCACAAAAGATGTACTTTTGACCATGGAGGCAGCAAATAAACCAATTTCTTCAATTTGCTTTAAACCAGGTCAGCATGCCATCCAAATACAAGCATCTTTGTATGTTAATCCATGAATTGAATATTTGGTGGGCGTGCAGACATTTTGCACTTACAAAATCATTATTTGTGTAGGAAATGAAGATTGTGTGTATATCTCTGCTGGAAATGAAATATTGTCCTTTGATGTTCGTATGGTAAGTTCAGAATTCAATTGTATTTTTATTGTTAGTTTGAAGTTATATGATCCAACTTACTATTATGTCGCCTGTGCCTTGGTTTCTTGTCAGTAACATGATTACAGTGGTTTTCTTATAGGGAACTCAATCAAAGCCATTAGAGATGTATAACTACAATAGAGATGAAATCAATCAGGTAGTATGCTATTCTACAAAACCACTATAAAATATCCTCCTACTGTGATCTTTCTCCTACAATTCAATTCTAGGCTTTATGATAACATTGAATTGAGCTAAAGATTCAGAATCTGATACTTCCACTTTTGATGCAGATTGCTGTCAGCTCTAAAGGTTTTCTCGCTGCTGCAGATGATAGTGGGGATGTTAAGGTATAGAATATTTTGCAAGTGTATGAACATAAATGTCAAAGATCATTGCATTTTAACAAATATCAAATACCACATTCTCCAGATTTTGGTGTTGGCTATTTTGAGGTTGTTGCATGAATGTGTTGAAAGAGTTTGCATACCTCCAGGCATTGTAGTGCTGACACGAGTAAATTTAGACAAATATTTTATATAAAATTTACGAGTTTATTGTATGAGACTAGTAAAGCAAATTCTAGGGCACACTGTTTTTCCTGCTTAAGGTATATAAGCATATTGTATGGAATTTATTTTGGAATGTTCTGTTTCGAAAATGGCACAAATGATGCTCCTGAAGAATAAGTTTGCTGTAAGATCGTTTGTCATTATGAATTCAAATTTACCGGCTTATATATTTGTGCTTTGTTCTGAAACCAAGAAGAGGTTGTTATGTTACACTTTTTGAATCACATGTAGATTGCTAGAGGGTTTGGTTGGGAACTGGAGAACAGTAGAATAAATGCCTCAAGTTAGAAGAAAGATATGTGCAACACACTGATAGGCATGATTAATCTTGTACTTGTTCAATGATTTTGTTCTTGAGAAGTTATGGTCTATTTTGCAGATTGTCAATACCATTCAGAAGTGCCTGTATAAAAGATTAAGGGAAGCCCACACAAGTGTATCCTTATCTGGTGTAACTGGATGTTTTTGATAATTTTTATTTGTAGTAGCATTCCATTTTTATGTTTAAAAATGTGCAATAAGTTCCTCTCTATATGCAATATGTACGACagttgttccttgataaattttcGTACAGATTTGCAGCAGCGTGCAATTCATTCCTTGGAGACCTTGGACAGGTTAGTGttatcattttctttttcttttttcagggTTTTGTTTGGCTTAATCTTGTAGTCTTGTGGCTCCTTTTTTGTCAACCTTTTAGggagccaatcctagaaaactttgTTAATTCTTATTTTTTTCAATGCCTTTATTGTCAATAATAAATATTTTTCATTTGGCAGCAATTACTGGTGGCCTTGACTCAAAGCTCGTTGCATGGGATTTCTCCAAAGGACGAACACTGTTTTCTATTGATTATGGTACCTCCTTTACTTTCCATGGAACACCTGTGAATAGCGTGCGTTACTTAGGCTGCTCCATGTTCTTTTTGTCTTTGTAAAAGAGTATCCTAGCAGTTCCTTGATCTCATACATTTCCATTAAGCATTGGTAAATTGAGCCCTCATATTGTCCATCGGAAAGTCGGTTCACCTTGCTTTACATAGAAATATTAGTTTCTGTTCATGTATGACAAAGCTGTATCAGTATTGTTTTTCACCTCAAAATACTCTCCAATTCAGATCAATCAGCAATTCAACATAATATTCATTACTGAGTTTCAGGATCACCTGAATTGCAAAATGGCAGTTCTTCCGGTAGTGCAGGGCAATGTTTCAACCCTGCTTTTGTTCATTCAGTAGCAGTTTCTGAAGAAGGTATTTTGGGAGGGCTCTACAAGGTTTGTGCTGTTGCAAGGGGGGATGGTGCTGTTGATGTGGTTGATCTTGAGTATGAACTGGCTCCTGCGAAATCGAAGGGACCTCCTCGGGCAGCTatttcaaaaatgagttcaaaagGAGCTGAACTTGGAGATGGGAGCTGTAATCAAAGTCAAGCGAAAAGAATTCATCTTGACTACACGATGGGTGGCCATACCGCAGCTG includes:
- the LOC136457686 gene encoding uncharacterized protein isoform X1, coding for MSETESAAVAAAPDPAAAAEPKPRRLRGHKKGAVTCCVASSARPGVVASSGEDGCLCWFDLRTKDVLLTMEAANKPISSICFKPGNEDCVYISAGNEILSFDVRMGTQSKPLEMYNYNRDEINQIAVSSKGFLAAADDSGDVKIVNTIQKCLYKRLREAHTSICSSVQFIPWRPWTAITGGLDSKLVAWDFSKGRTLFSIDYGSPELQNGSSSGSAGQCFNPAFVHSVAVSEEGILGGLYKVCAVARGDGAVDVVDLEYELAPAKSKGPPRAAISKMSSKGAELGDGSCNQSQAKRIHLDYTMGGHTAAVSCVAFSVFGEKGKFLVSGGNDASVKLWDWSKGVYSETNSKAELVLNIDVKKKVNWLCTAPTDSDNLIVCDTSKVVKVYNFR
- the LOC136457686 gene encoding uncharacterized protein isoform X2; the encoded protein is MSETESAAVAAAPDPAAAAEPKPRRLRGHKKGAVTCCVASSARPGVVASSGEDGCLCWFDLRTKDVLLTMEAANKPISSICFKPGNEDCVYISAGNEILSFDVRMGTQSKPLEMYNYNRDEINQIAVSSKGFLAAADDSGDVKIVNTIQKCLYKRLREAHTSICSSVQFIPWRPWTAITGGLDSKLVAWDFSKGRTLFSIDYGSPELQNGSSSGSAGQCFNPAFVHSVAVSEEGILGGLYKVCAVARGDGAVDVVDLEYELAPAKSKGPPRAAISKMSSKGAELGDGSCNQSQAKRIHLDYTMGGHTAAVSCVIW